The genomic region AACACGCCTTGAGTCTCTCGAGATTCAAAACGTGGTTGCATCAAGCGCCATCGGTCAGGAATTGGATTTGGAATCGCTCTCGAACGACGTCACCGGAGCGGAGTTCAATCCAGATAACTTCCCTGGACTCGTCTATCGGACACAAGACCCAAGAGCAGCGAATCTGATTTTCCGGTCTGGCAAAATCGTGTGCACTGGTGCGAGTAGCGTCGACGGGGTCAACCGTGCATTAGATCAGGTATTCGAGGAACTCGGTAGCCTTGGAATTCCAATCGATAACCGGGAAGAGGCGACTGTGCAGAACATCGTCTCGAGTGCAGACCTCGGAACAACTCTCAATCTGAATGCACTCGCGATTGGTCTCGGTCTCGAAAACGTCGAGTATGAACCCGAGCAATTCCCTGGCCTTGTCTATCGGATCGACGAGCCGAACGTAGTGGTCTTGCTGTTTGGATCGGGGAAGATAGTCATCACGGGTGCGAAGAAGGTGGAGTTTGCACATGAGGCGATTCAGGTTGTGAGCGACGAGATTGACTCGCTTGGACTACTCGGCTGAGCATCGGATTCTGTAGTCTCGACTGAATCCCCGTATTCGGTCCAAGGAGTGATATTGCATGAGTTCAAGCAGATCACGGTTGCACATGACTTCGATTGTCCCAGCCACCACCG from Haloferax sp. Atlit-12N harbors:
- a CDS encoding TATA-box-binding protein, with the protein product MSHETRLESLEIQNVVASSAIGQELDLESLSNDVTGAEFNPDNFPGLVYRTQDPRAANLIFRSGKIVCTGASSVDGVNRALDQVFEELGSLGIPIDNREEATVQNIVSSADLGTTLNLNALAIGLGLENVEYEPEQFPGLVYRIDEPNVVVLLFGSGKIVITGAKKVEFAHEAIQVVSDEIDSLGLLG